DNA from Cystobacter fuscus DSM 2262:
GGGGGGGGGGGGGGCTGTACAAATATTCAGTACAGTCCTGCCCCGTGGACGGATTGACCGCCCCACCTCCCGCGGACAACCCGCGGATGGAAGAGACCCTACTCCAGGAGACCCCTCCTCCCGCAAGCCCGCCCGCCTGATCTCCGACGGGTGGAGGATGCCCCACCCCCCGCCTCGCGGCTCCCAGGCTACAATGGCGCACCTCGCCATGGATTCTTCCCTCTCGAACTTCTCCGCGCCCGCCCCTCGTGCCCTCGGACGTTATGAGCTCGTCCAACTGCTCGGGCAGGGCGGCATGGGGGAGGTCTTCCTGGCCAAGATCTCCGGCGCGGCGGGCTTCGAGAAGCCCTGTATCGTCAAGACCGTCCTGCCCGCCCTGCTCAAGGACCGGCAGTTCCTCGATCGCTTCCACCATGAGGCCAAGGTGTTGGTGCACCTGGCGCACTCGTCCATCGCGCAGGTCTACGACATGGGCGAGGCCGAGGGCACCTACTACATGGCGCTCGAGTACGTGGCCGGCGTGGATCTGGCCTATCTGCTGGAGCAGGCGCGCGCCCAGGGCAAGTCCATCCCCGTTCCGGTGGCGCTCTACCTCGGCCAGCGCATCGCCGAGGGGCTCGGCTACGCCCACCGCAAGATGGGCCCGGACGGGGCGCCGTTGGGGATCGTCCACCGGGACGTGTCTCCCCACAACGTGATGGTCTCGTACGAGGGCGAGGTGAAGGTCATCGACTTCGGCCTCGCCAAGAGCGCCGCGCGCAGCAAGTACACGCTGCCCGCCACCGTCATGGGCAAGCTCGGCTACATGTCTCCCGAACAGGTCCGCGCCGAGTCGGTGGATCACCGCACCGATCTCTACTCGTGCGGCGTGGTGGTGTGGGAGCTGCTCGCGGGACGGCCGCTCATCGCCCCTGGCACCGTGGGCGAGATGATGGCCGCCATGAACCAGCCCGCGGTGCCCTCGTTGAGCGAGCTGCGCGCGGACGTGGACCCCGCGCTCGACGCCGTGGTCCACCGCGCCCTGGCCCCCTCACCCGAGGAGCGCTATGCCCGCGCGGACGACTTCGCCCGTGCCCTCAACGAGCACTTCCTGCGCACTGGCTCCTCCGTCGGCGCCGAGGAGGTGGGCAACTTCGTGCGGGAGATCTGTCCCGAGGCTTTCGCCTCGCAGCGAGAGATCATCAGCCGACTCGCCACCGCCGCGAGCACCCGCCGCACCCCCTTGCCTCCGGCCGTCGTGTTGCCCATGAACACGGGGGTTCAGTTCGCACCGCCCGCGGACGGGGTCGCCTCTCAGACC
Protein-coding regions in this window:
- a CDS encoding serine/threonine protein kinase, translated to MDSSLSNFSAPAPRALGRYELVQLLGQGGMGEVFLAKISGAAGFEKPCIVKTVLPALLKDRQFLDRFHHEAKVLVHLAHSSIAQVYDMGEAEGTYYMALEYVAGVDLAYLLEQARAQGKSIPVPVALYLGQRIAEGLGYAHRKMGPDGAPLGIVHRDVSPHNVMVSYEGEVKVIDFGLAKSAARSKYTLPATVMGKLGYMSPEQVRAESVDHRTDLYSCGVVVWELLAGRPLIAPGTVGEMMAAMNQPAVPSLSELRADVDPALDAVVHRALAPSPEERYARADDFARALNEHFLRTGSSVGAEEVGNFVREICPEAFASQREIISRLATAASTRRTPLPPAVVLPMNTGVQFAPPADGVASQTLMPMTLPPAQGYADTLMRPSSTQVPTVGASTEAFQLQGPSRKGWLVALSLAALGLVGASAGITAVVMTNQEQQIVEARPHHRPEHPPFGGPREHHGPLGSRWPPPGSFEPPPPSGGPPAQEPAAPSVPERKVVVAKPSTAAPSVPERKAAVAKPSTAAPIPSTKAEPAAPSKPAVPAKPRQLSGRIAIRGVAFMKKIELTNTDSLIWSDCILVARGREVFKLGGMAPGGSREILLSEFEKGEREVPFVGNNRLGLFCAEGQREFPAKQL